A DNA window from Bacillus carboniphilus contains the following coding sequences:
- a CDS encoding RluA family pseudouridine synthase — protein MKVSRQGPYISFAIKSEWEGFTLQEVFKSVWPLPKKMVHLWRMERYVLVNGQEPNWNVPLQKSDQIKIKLLEDQAFALEPLYAEIPILFEDDHCLVANKPAGMKTHPTEEEDEITLLNGVSFHSLSSGELRRIRHIHRLDKDTTGAVLFSKHELAGALLDEQLTRKEVHRTYWAIVDGCPKQKKGTINKAIGRDRHHPTRRRVSPSGQAAVTHYEVLEYNKRVNRSLVQCKLETGRTHQIRVHLQALGHPLVGDELYGGSRGFYRPVLHATDLSFTHPLTEERIRVKAPLLDNMMDLIK, from the coding sequence ATGAAAGTTAGCCGACAAGGTCCCTATATTTCGTTTGCTATTAAATCGGAATGGGAGGGATTTACATTACAAGAAGTTTTCAAAAGTGTGTGGCCACTTCCTAAAAAAATGGTTCATCTATGGAGGATGGAACGGTATGTCCTAGTGAATGGGCAGGAACCTAATTGGAATGTTCCTCTTCAAAAATCAGATCAGATAAAAATCAAGCTTCTAGAGGATCAAGCCTTTGCACTTGAGCCATTATATGCTGAAATACCCATTTTATTTGAAGACGACCATTGTCTAGTTGCCAATAAACCTGCGGGTATGAAAACCCACCCAACGGAAGAAGAAGATGAAATTACTTTATTGAATGGGGTCTCTTTTCATAGTCTATCATCAGGGGAACTACGTAGAATACGGCATATTCACCGGCTCGACAAAGATACAACCGGTGCCGTTTTATTCTCGAAGCATGAACTTGCAGGTGCTCTATTAGATGAGCAACTAACTAGAAAAGAGGTACATCGTACATACTGGGCAATTGTAGATGGATGCCCCAAACAAAAGAAGGGAACTATTAACAAAGCTATTGGGAGAGATCGACATCATCCAACCCGACGCAGGGTTTCTCCATCTGGCCAAGCGGCGGTTACCCATTATGAAGTTTTAGAGTACAACAAACGGGTTAATCGTTCTTTGGTCCAATGTAAGCTAGAAACAGGTCGAACTCATCAAATTCGAGTCCACCTTCAAGCATTGGGCCATCCTTTAGTTGGTGATGAACTTTATGGTGGTTCTAGAGGATTTTATCGACCAGTGCTTCATGCAACTGATTTAAGCTTTACACATCCTTTAACAGAGGAAAGGATACGAGTGAAAGCTCCTTTATTGGATAATATGATGGACCTAATCAAATAA
- the wrbA gene encoding NAD(P)H:quinone oxidoreductase, translated as MTNVKLAVIYYSSTGTNYELSKWAEAGAKDAGAEVKVLKVPELAPEAAIASNPAWKAHVEATKDVPEATSDDIEWADAIIFSVPTRFGNVPSQLKQFLDTQGGLWATGKTVNKVVSAMTSAQNPHGGQEATLLSLYTSMMHWGAIIVPPGYTDQILFGAGGNPYGTSVTQGQDGKMVEDVEGAVKHQAKRTVEVAKWVKSGMSS; from the coding sequence TTGACGAATGTAAAATTAGCTGTTATTTACTACAGTTCAACGGGTACAAACTATGAGCTCTCAAAATGGGCAGAAGCTGGTGCGAAGGATGCTGGGGCAGAGGTTAAGGTTTTGAAGGTTCCTGAACTTGCACCAGAAGCTGCGATTGCATCAAACCCTGCATGGAAGGCACATGTGGAAGCGACAAAGGATGTCCCAGAAGCCACGTCTGACGATATTGAATGGGCGGATGCCATCATCTTTAGTGTTCCTACACGATTTGGAAACGTCCCATCGCAACTGAAGCAATTTCTTGATACACAAGGTGGATTGTGGGCTACTGGAAAAACCGTAAACAAAGTGGTCAGTGCCATGACGTCAGCCCAAAATCCTCACGGTGGACAAGAAGCCACTCTGCTTTCCCTGTACACATCCATGATGCACTGGGGTGCGATTATCGTACCACCAGGATATACGGATCAAATTTTATTTGGAGCAGGCGGTAATCCGTACGGTACAAGTGTAACACAAGGACAGGATGGAAAAATGGTTGAAGATGTAGAAGGTGCGGTTAAACACCAGGCGAAACGAACAGTTGAAGTGGCAAAGTGGGTTAAAAGTGGAATGAGTTCATGA